A stretch of DNA from Gottschalkia acidurici 9a:
TGGTGATATAAACGAAATGTTAGACTCATTGATAACTACAGCACAAGCAGAAAAACTACAACAAGTGGAGTAATTATATTACTCCACTTATAAACATTCCTAATAAAAATCCTACACCTATTCCAATTGTGGAAAATCTTCCTTTATATAGACCTTTAGCATTTGGAATAAGCTCACCACAAGTTATGTAAAGCATAGCACCACCAGCAAATGCTAAGCAAAGAGCTATAAGATTACTAGAGATGTTACCTAAAATAGCACCTAAAAGAGCACCAATTCCAGTAGGAATACCTGTAAGAATACTTAGTAGAAATATTCTTAGATCAGACATACCACCAATTTTTAAAGGAATGGCTACAGCCATACCCTCTGGTAGATCATGTAGGGCTATAATAATAGCCATAGTTAAGCCGAACTTAGGGTTAACTATGAAACTAGAACCTATAGCTAAACCTTCTGGAAAGTTGTGTAGTCCTATACCTATACCTAAAAGTATACCAGCCCTGGTAAATTTATTTTTGCTTTTATTAAAAGAATTAGAGTTGCCTTCATGCATAAGATTTTCAACAAGGAACATTATCAGCATACCAAGGGATACTCCAAATATTTCAATCCATAGTCCTCCAATTTCAAAAGACTCAGGTAAAAGATCGAAAGTTACTACAGCTAACATAACTCCACTAGTTATACCTAACACAAGACCCATGACTCTATCACTAGGTCGTATAAACTTAACTGCTAAGATAGCACCTAGTCCAGCTCCTAAAACACCAACTAGGCATCCAATTAGTGAAATAACTAAAGTATCATTCAAGAACATCACCACCTTAGTAAAAGATATGAATATAGTAGAGAAAATATTATTTAAAAAATGGATTACTATATAGAATATGTGGTATAATAACGTTAAATTAAGTTGGAGAGGTGATATGCATGGAAAATGAAATATTAAGAATATTAAAAGACATGCAAAAGGATTTATCTAGGTTGAAAGAAGATATATCCAGTATTAAAGCCACTCAAGAAGAACACACTCAATTATTAAGAATCTTAGAACACAAAACGGATGTTGTAAAAGCAGAACAAGATAAAACTAACGTGAATTTAGCTCATATTGAAGGAGAAATTGGGGGAATTAGGTCTGATATATCAAAAGTAGAAATTATAACAGCAAAGAATTGGTCGGATATAGCAACATTAAAATTAACTAAATAGAACTTAACTTCTTTTAAGGGGATAGCCCCTTATTTTTTTGTGAAAAATACTAATTAATAAATTAGGAAGGGAAAAATATGAAAAAAGTCTACAAAACTAATAAAGATAAAAAATATAAATACTGAAAGAGAAAAGATGAAAGAAGCTTCTCAGGTAATAAAAGAAGGTGGCCTAGTTGCATTTCCTACAGAAACAGTATATGGGTTAGGAGCAAATGCATTAGATGAAAATGCAGTATCAAAAATATTTAAGGCAAAGGGCAGACCAAGTGATAATCCACTTATAGTTCATATATGTGATGTAAATCAATTAGATGATTTAGTAGAAGAAATACCTGAGAGAGCAAAAATCTTAATGGAAAAGTTTTGGCCTGGATCTTTAACACTTTTATTTAAAAAAAGTCAATTAGTACCACTAAAGACTTCTGGTGGTCTAGATACAGTAGCTATAAGAATGCCAGATAATAAAATAGCATTAGAACTAATAAAACAGTCCAACTTACCAATAGCAGCACCAAGTGCAAATACATCTGGAAAACCAAGTCCTACAAATCCATCACATGTTATGGAAGATTTAGAAGGAAAGATAGATGTATTAGTAGATGGAGGAAATACAGGAGTAGGACTAGAATCAACAGTTCTAGACATATCTACAGAAATACCAGTGATACTAAGACCAGGTGGTATTACGTTGGAAGATTTACTTTTGATTTTTCCAAAAGTAGAATATGATCCAGCACTAGAAAACAATAATCAGGATATCACTCCAAGATCACCAGGACAAAAATATAGACATTATTCACCAAAAGCAATGATGAAAATATTTAGTGGAAATTCAGAAAATGTATATAATGAGATACAAAAATTAAGTAATGAATATGTAAAAGAAGGTTATAAAGTAGGCATAATGATTACTAGTGAAAGCAAAGACAGATACAGCTGTGAAAATACTATAGTAATGGGTGACAAAAAAAATCCACAAACAATAGCTACAAATCTATTCCATATACTTAGACAATTTGATAAACTAAATGTAGACATAATAATAGCAGAAGGTGTAGAAGAAAGTGGAATAGGAAAAGCTATTATGAACAGAATGAAAAAAGCAGCTGGTGGAGATATAACTTACGTATAATATATAGTGTAGGTTTTGAAAGATAGGGAGGTATTTTTTTGAAGGTTCTATTTGTATGTACAGGGAACACTTGTCGTAGTAGTATGGCTGAAGGACTATTTAAAGATATGCTTAAAAGTTTGGGAAAAGATAATGAAATATCTGTATCGTCAGCAGGAATATATGCTATGAATAATCAAAGTGCATCTGAGAACGCTATAATAGCTATGAAGAATAAATTAGTAGATATTTCAAATCATAGATCTAAACAAATAACTATGGAAATGATAGAAGAGTCTGATATAATACTTACGATGACTAATGGACATAAGCAAGCTATATTACAAGCAAGTCCTGGTATAAATAGTAAAGTATTTACACTCAAGGAATTTGTAGGACTAGATGGAGATATAGCAGATCCATTTGGAGGATCGATAGAAATATACGAAGAGAGCTTAAAAGATATAAAAATAGCTTTACAAAGACTAACTCAAAAGTTAATAGAGGAGGAGCGCTAATGAAAATAGGATTAGGTAGCGATCATGGTGGTTATCAGTTAAAAGAAAAGATAAAAAAACACTTAGAAGAAAAAGGCATAGAATGCATAGACTATGGAACTAACTCAGAAGATTCTGTAGACTATCCGGAGTTTGGAAGAAAAGTAGGAGAAGCGGTTGTAAGTGGAGAGTGTGATAAAGGTATAGTTTGCTGCGGGACAGGTATAGGAATATCTATAGCAGCTAACAAAGTAAAAGGAGTAAGATGTGCTTTATGTGGCGATACATTCTCAGCTAAGATGACTAGAGAGCATAATGATTCAAACGTACTAGCCCTTGGACAAAGAGTGACAGGGGAAGGACTAGCATTAGAAATAGTTGATACATGGATAAAAACAGACTTTGAAGGTGGCAGACATCAAACAAGAATAGAGAAAATTAGTGATATAGAAAAAGACTATATGAAGTAAAAATTACAACAAAAAACTATATATAAAATTTTTGAAATTGAAAGATACATAAAGTTCAATTTTAAAAATTTTATATACTTGAGAGGAGATTTTTATATGGAAAAACTCATAGTTATGGATCATCCATTAATAAAACACAAAATAACTTATATTAAAGACAAAAGTACAGGAGCAAAAGAATTTAGAGAGCTTATAAAAGAAGTAGCAATGCTAATGGCCTACGAAGTTACTAGAGAGCTACCTCTTAAAAAAGTAGAAATAGAAACTCCACTTACAACTACAGAGTCAGAAGTTATATCAGGTAAAAAATTAGGAATAATACCTATATTAAGAGCTGGACTTGGAATGGTAGATGGTATGCTAAACTTAATACCAACAGCTAAGGTAGGACATATTGGATTATATAGAGATCCAGAAACATTAGAGCCAGTAGAGTACTACTGCAAATTACCAACAGATGTAGAAGAAAGAGAGCTTATAGTTATAGATCCTATGCTTGCTACTGGCGGATCAGCTAAGGCTGCTATTACATTCCTGAAAAATAGAGGAGCTAAAAATATAAAATTAGTAAGTATACTAGGATGCCCAGAGGGAGTAGCTACAATTCATAAAGAGCATCCAGATGTAGATATATACTTAGGATGTTTAGATGAAAAATTAAATGATCATGGGTATATACTTCCGGGACTTGGAGATGCAGGAGATAGACTATTCGGAACAAAGTAAAAAGTAAAAGGCACTGTCAATATATTAAGTTTAATATTGACAGTGCCTTTTTAATTATTTTGTTTCTTGAAAATGACAACTAAAATAAACTATAATAGAATTAAAAGAGATTGTTGGAGACTATTTTATAGGAGGCTAATATGAGACCTACATGGGATGAATACTTTATGGAAATAGCCAATGTGGCCAAAAAGAGATCAACATGCTCAAGAAGACAAGTAGGAGCAGTAATAGTAAAAGAAAAAAGAATATTATCAACAGGATATAATGGAGTTCCTACGGGAATTAAACATTGTGATGAGGTAGGATGTTTAAGGGATAAACTAAAAATACCATCAGGAGAAAGACATGAACTTTGTAGAGGATTACATGCTGAACAAAATGCAATCGTAAATGCAGCAAATTTTGGAGTTAGCCTAAAAGGTTCTATTCTTTATTCCACTACGCAGCCATGCATACTATGTACTAAAATGATAATAAATGCAGGTATAGAAAAGGTAGTTTATGAGAATGGATATCCAGACGGACTGTCTTTAGAAATGCTGAAGGAAGCAGGGATAGAACTACTACAGATATAAATATGTAATAAAATTTTAATAAATAGCTAAAACTTAGTAATATACGAATATATGAACTGTAGATAATGCTAGATACATTGACTAAGGAATATATATATAGTAAAATCTTTCTAAGATGTGTATCTAGGTAGAAGTGTGTGTACTTCTAGATAAGAGGAGAGTGCTGATATGACAATATCTTACTTAATAGCCTTTATTTTACCATTCGTATTGGCTTATATATTTACACCAATTGCTAAAAAGTTAGCTCACAAAGTAGGAGCTATAGACGTTCCAAAAGATGAGAGAAGAGTTCACAAACAGCCTATACCAAGACTTGGAGGTCTAGCAATATATTTAGCAACTATCATTTCGATAATAATTTTAGCTCCAATAGATAAAACTACTATATCTATTCTAATAGGTGGAACGATAATAGCTGTAACTGGAATTATAGATGATATAAAACCGATGTCAGCTAAAGTTAAACTGTTATTTCAAATATTAGCAGCAGTAGTAGTTATCTTTGGAGGAGTCAAAATAGAATTTATTACAAATCCTTCTAGTAAAGAACTTTTAGCATTAAAAGGATTTGCCATACCTATAACTATATTTTGGATAGTTGGAATAACTAACACATTAAATCTTATAGATGGACTGGATGGACTTTCTGCTGGAGTAAGTGGAATTTCATCCTTATCATTTTTATTTGTTGGACTAAATGTAGCTTCAAAGCTTGATGATCCTAGCATTATGGTATTACCAATACTTATGGCAGTAATATTAGCAGGATCTGCGTTTGGATTTTTACCACATAATTTTAATCCAGCTAGGATATTTATGGGGGATACTGGTTCGCTGTTTTTAGGATTTATGCTTTCTATCATAGCTATAGAAGGATATCTAAAAAGCTTTGCTACTATAGCAGTAGTAATACCAATACTTATATTAGGTATACCAATATTTGACACATCATTTGCAATACTTAGAAGATTAGCAAATAAAAAACCTATAATGGAAGCAGATAGAGGGCATCTCCATCATAGACTTTTAGATAAAGGATTTTCTCAAAAACAAACAGTATTAGTACTATATAGCATAAGTATATTACTGGGAATATCTGCCATACTATTTACAAATTTAAGCTTTGGAATTGGAGTAGTAGTTCTAGGACTAGTATCAAGTTTAATTTACAATGCAGCTAGTACAAGAAATAAACTGGGAATAAGAGCAACTCAAACGAAAAGAAAACATAAAGATAGATAGGAGATATGAAGATGAATAAAATAAAGGTGTTAACTGTATTTGGGACAAGACCTGAAGGTATAAAAATGGCACCTATAATAAAAAAATTAAACGAAAACGAAAATATAATTCACAAGGCTTGTGTTACAGGTCAGCATAGAGAAATGCTAGATCAAGTATTAGAGATATTCAATATAGTACCAGATTATGATTTAAATATTTTTCAAAGTGGACAAACACTTACAGAGATAACTACTAGATCATTAGAAGGATTAGAAAGTATAATAAAAGAATTTGAACCAGATATACTTCTAGTTCAGGGAGATACAACTACAGTATTTTCTGGTGCACTAGCAGGATTCTATAATGGAGTGAAGATAGGTCATGTTGAAGCAGGACTTAGAAGTGGAGATCTTTATTCTCCTTTTCCCGAAGAAGCAAATAGAAAGCTAACAGGAGTTGTTACGAATTTTCACTTTGCTCCTACAGAAACTAGTAAAAGAAATTTATTAAGTGAGGGTTATGAAGAAGAAAAGATATATATAACAGGAAATACATCAATAGATGCATTGTTACAAGTGGTTTCTGATGACTATAAGTTTGAAAATGATCTACTGAACAATTTAGACTATAAAAATAAAAAGATAATATTATTAACTTCTCATAGAAGAGAAAATTTAGGAACACCTATGGAGAATATATTTACTGCTATGAAAGAAGTAGTAGAAAAAAATGAAGATGTAGAAGTTGTATTTCCTATACACTTGAACCCAAGAGTAAGAGAAATAGCAAATGGAATTCTATCTAATCATGATAGGATACATATAATAGAGCCATTAGACTATTTACCATTTGCAAACCTTCAAGCTAAAACTTATCTAATAGTTACAGATTCTGGAGGTATACAGGAAGAAGCACCAACTCTTGGCAAGCCTGTATTAGTAGTTAGAAAGGAAACAGAAAGACCAGAGGGAATAGAATCTGGTACGGCAAAATTATTAGGTCTGGAAAAAGAAGACATATTTAGAGAAGTAGACTTACTTGTAAACAACAAAGATGAATATGAAAAAATGGCTAATGCAGTTAATCCTTATGGAGATGGCAAGGCTTCGGATAGAATAGTTGAAATAATAGTAAAAAATTTAAAATAGAATGGTGAAATAATAAGACAAGTAATTGTATCATGTATACAGTATGTGTATACATGGTCAGATATACTTGTCTTATTTTTGTTTTTGTTTTACAATAGAAAACAAACGATCAAGAATTTTGTAGGTATTTGTATCATGAATTGAAAATTTTCCAAGAACTAAACATATATTATTTGAAAAAGTATGCTTGTAAAGATTTTAAATTTTACTTATATAGTGTTGCAAAAAAAATAGGAGTGATAAAATTGAAGTTAAATAAAAAAGCACTTCAAAATATTGCCTTGGTTTCACAAATAGGAATATCTATGATAACACCAATCATAATATGTATATTATTAGGCAATTATTTGGATAAAAAGTTTAATACTAATCTTATTTTTTTAGTCATATTCATAACTATAGGGGTAGGATCAGCATTTACAAGTGTTTATAAGTTGGTATCTAAAGACTTTGACGAAAAAAGGAAGTGAAAATATGAGCTTAGGTGAAAATTACTTTAGTACAATTGTAAAGCGAAGTATAATACTAGTAGCCATTATTTCAGGAATAATACTGATAACTTTTAAAGACCCTAAGCCATATTTATATGGAATTATATTTGGCTCTATTATAAATCTTTTGAACTTTAGGCTTATGTATATATCGACAAAAAAAGCCATGTCACTTTCATTTGGTGGTGCACAGTCTCATGTAACAAGAAACTACTTTATACGATTCACTATATACGGCATAGTTATATTGGTAGCCTCCAAAGCAGATTATATAAATTTAATAACAGTAATATTAGGTTTTTTTATAGTCAAAATAGTTATTCTAGCAGACACTTTTCTTGACGAAATAAGAGGAAAACGAAAATAAATGTAAAATATATATAGAGTAGTTATTATTTTGTATGTCCAAATCGCAAGAAAACGTTACCCAACTAAAGATATTTTAATATAAATTTAAAATATAAATTTTTTAATTTTCAAACATCAATATTAATCTAAAACTTAAACCAGCAAGAAAGGAGGTAAAACTACGTATGGGGATTGAACTTAAAATATTTGGTAGCACTATCAATGATACAGTTGTGAACTCATGGATTATAGTTATAGCCTTGTCCATATTCGCTATAATTATAAACAAGAAAATTAAAAATACTAATCCTGGTGAAAAACCTAAAGGAATATTAAATGTATTAGAAATACTTGTAACAGCAGTTCAGGGCTTGGTTGATCAGACTATGGGTAAAGGTAAAACTAGAGATGCATTGAAGCCATATATATTTACATTGGCAATTTTCTTAGCATGTGCTAATTTATTTGGACTTCTAGGATTTTCGTCGCCAACCTCAGACTATAATGTTACACTAGGGCTTACTATAATAACTTTTGGACTAGTGCACTATTACGGGTTGAAAACTAATAAGCTAGGGGGATATCTTAAAGGATATTTCGAACCTGTAGCTGTAATGTTCCCACTTAATGCAGTAGGTGTATTTGCAGATCCAATTTCACTTTCTTTCCGTTTATTTGGAAACATATTAGCAGGTGGAATAATATTAAGTCTAGTATACAATGGGTTAAAAGCAATAACAGCATTTATAGTACCATTTGTATCATTACCCTTACATGCTTACTTTGACGTATGGGGAGGACTACTACAAACATTTATATTCATTATGATCTCTATGGTTAAAATAAGTGAGAATTTACCATCTGAAGCAGATGATAAATAAGTTTATAGCAAAGTTAATTTCTTAATATATAAGATACTTTGTTTAATATTAAAATAATAAAACTCTTAAAGGAGGAAATAAAAATGATTCAAGGAATTTCAAGTGAAGCTTTTGTATTAGGATGTTCAGCAATAGGAGCTGGCTTAGCTGTTATAACAGGTATAGGAGCTGGTATAGGACAGGGAAGTGCTGCAGGTAGAGCGGCAGAAGCAGTTGGTAGACAACCAGAAGCTCAAGGGGACATCATAAAAACGATGATTCTTGGTCAGGCGGTTGCTGAGTCAACTGGTATCTACGGACTAGTTATAGCAATTATATTATTATTTGTAAGACCATTAATGGGTGCATTATAAGATATATGAGTGAGATATAAGAGAGAGGTGGGTTGACCTATCCATCTCTTAAATATATTTCCCTTTATATGAAAGAAGGAGGCGAACTATATTGGAAGTAAAATTAATGCCAGACATACCCAATTTAGTGCTGCAAATTTCATCTACACTAGTTTTATTTTTAGTTTTGAGACACTTCTTATATGCACCAATAGTGAGAATGCTAGCAGCTAGAAGTGAAAAGGTTTATGAAGAAATGGCAGAAGCTAAAAAACAAAATGAAGAAGCTACAAGCTTAAGAATAGAGTATGAATCAAGAATTCAAGAAGCTAAAGACGAGGCAAGAAATATAGTAGAAGGAGCTAAGAAAAGAGGAGACCAACTCAAAGATGAAATTGTTCTGGAAGCTAAGAATGAGTCAAGCAATATACTAGCAAAAGCTAGAACTGATATGGAAAGAGAGAAAGAAAAAGTTCTTAATGACTTAAAATCAGAAGTAGTAGAAATAGCAATGCTTGCAGCTACTAAAGTAGTAGAAAAAGATTTAGATGAAAATACCCACAAAAACATGATAAACAAGTTTATCACTGAGGTAGGGGAATCAAAATGGAAAAATTAGTAGGTAAAAGATATGCTGAGGCTCTTTTCGAAGCTGGTTTGGAGTTAAATAAACTAGAAGAATTTAAAAATGAAATAAAATTTGTATCAGATGTTTTTGAAAGTGAAAAAAAGCTAAAGTCTGCCTTTGAGCACCCTAAGCTTTCTAAAAATGAAAAAAAGATATTATAAATGCATTGTTTAAGGAAAAAGTATCAGGTGAAATACTGAATCTTTGCTATATAGCTATAGATAAAAGAAGAGAAAAATATCTTGGAATTATAAGCAAAGAATATAAAGAGCTTTCAAACAAGCAACAGGGAATAGTTGAAGCTATAGCTACTACAGCTATTACCATGAGTGAAGAAGAAATAGCTCAATTACAAGAAAAACTTTCAAAACAATTGAACAAAAAAGTTGTCCTTACTAACACTATAGACAGTTCAATAGTTGGAGGAGTTCTTGTAAAAGTAGGAGATAAAATTATAGATGGTAGTATAAAAGGCAAACTAGATGATATATATAGAAGCCTTAATAATATGAAATTGACAAGAGAGTAGGGGTGAAAGACTAATGAATCTAAGACCTGAAGAAATCAGTTCAATTATAAAAGAACAGATTAAAAGATATGAAAAAAAGCTTGACGTTGTAGACGTTGGGACAGTTATTCAAGTTGGAGATGGTATTGCCAGAGTTCATGGACTGGAGAACTGTATGGCTGGTGAGCTATTAGAATTTCCAGGAGACGTTTATGGGATGGCTCTTAACTTAGAGGAAGATAATGTAGGTTGCGTTTTATTAGGTTCAGATGACAATATCAAAGAGGGAGATACAGTAAAGAGAACTGAAAGAATAGTTGAAGTTCCAGTTGGTGAATCTCTTGTAGGTAGAGTTGTAAACTCATTAGGGCAACCAATAGATGGTAAAGGGCCTCTAAATACTGATAAGTTTAGACCAATAGAAGCACCTGCTTCTGGAGTTATAGCGAGAGAGTCTGTATCAGTTCCTCTTCAAACAGGTATAAAGTCTATTGACTCTATGTTCCCAATAGGTAGAGGACAAAGGGAGCTTATAATAGGAGATAGACAAACAGGTAAAACAGCTTTAGCTATAGATACTATATTGAATCAAAAAGGTCAAGATATAATTTGTATATATGTAGCTATCGGACAAAAAAGATCAACAGTAGCTCAAATAGTAAACACTCTAGAGTCTAGAGGAGCTATGGACTACAGTATAGTAGTTTCAGCTACAGCAAGTGAGCTTGCACCACTTCAATATATAGCACCTTACACAGGAGTTACTATTGGAGAAGAATTTATGTATAACGGAAAAGACGTTCTTATAATATATGATGATTTATCGAAACATGCGGTTGCTTATCGTGCAATGTCTTTATTACTTCGTAGACCACCAGGACGTGAGGCATACCCTGGAGATGTATTCTACTTACACTCAAGACTGCTTGAAAGAGCTGCAAGGGTAAACAAAGAAAATGGTGGAGGATCAATAACTGCACTACCGATAATAGAAACTCTTGAAGGAGATATATCAGCATATATCCCGACAAACGTAATATCTATCACAGATGGACAGATATTCCTGGAGTCGGAATTATTCTTCGCAGGACAAAGACCTGCAGTTAATGCTGGACTTTCGGTATCACGTGTTGGGGGAGCCGCACAAATTAAAGCTATGAAAAAAGTATCAGGTGGACTTAAACTTGAACTTGCACAATATGCGGAGTTAGCTGCATTCTCACAGTTTGGATCGGATCTTGATAAAGAAACTAAAGAGAGACTTGACCAAGGTGAAAGAATAATGGAAATCCTTAAACAAGGACAGTACAAACCGTTATCAGTAGAGAAACAAGTTATGATAATATATGCAGTTACTAAGAAATATCTAACTGATATACCTGTAAATAGAGTGGCTGCTTTTGAATCTGAATTCTTAAGTTTTATGGAAACTAGTTATCCTCAAGTAGGTAAATCTATAGTTGAGACTAAAGATCTTACTGAAGAGACAGAAAAAGAGTTAGTTAAAGCATTAGAAGAGTTTAAGAAAAGTTTCTCATAGAACTAAAGATCGGCAAGCACTTAAAGAAAGAGGTGAATACAAGCCGTGGCTCAAGGAATGAAAGACATAAAGAGAAGGATGCGTAGTATCGGAAGTACTATGAAGATCACTAAAGCTATGCACCTTGTTTCCTCAGCGAAATTAAGAAAAGCTAAGGAAAACGTTGAAAAAAGTAGACCTTATTATGAAACTATAGTAAATAGTGTAAAAAGAATACTATCTTCAACTACTGGGCTTAAACATCCTTTTCTAGAAAATAGAGAAGTTAAAAAAACAGCGTATATAGTAGTAACAGCTGATAGAGGGCTAGCAGGAGGATTTAACAGTAATATTCTTAGAGTATCTGAGCATGAAATAGATAAAGAAAAGTCAGTTGTAATAGTAATGGGTTCTAAAGGAAAAGATTACTTTACTAAAAGAGGCTATAATGTTATAGAGTCTTATATTGGTATGACTGAAGAGCCAGAATTTATTCATGCAAGAAATGCTGCAAATATAGCTATAGAGTTATATAGAAAAAGAGAAGTGGATGAGGTAAAACTTATCTATACAAAATTTATAAGTGTGATATCTCAGGAGCCTACAGTAAATAAACTTCTTCCATCAGATATAGATACAGACAATGTACAAGAAGAGAAGAGTTTGGTACAAGTACAGTATGAGCCGTCACCAGAAGAGGTTATAGATTATCTTATACCTAAGTACATCCAAAGTGCTATATATGGCGGACTTGTAGAATCTGCTGCAAGTCAACAAGGAGCCAGAATGACAGCTATGGAGTCTGCTACAGATAATGCAGAGGAAATGATAGATGAACTAGGATTAAAATATAACAGAGCACGTCAGGCTGCTATAACTCAGGAAATATCAGAAATAGTAGGTGGAGCAGAGGCTCTTAAATAGTTGTACAATTTTTTAGGCAGAGGAGTGAAGCAAATGGCTGAAAAAAACATAGGTAAAATATCACAAATAATAGGACCTGTGTTAGATATAAGATTTAGTGAAGAAAATCTACCAAAGCTTTTAAATGCCATCGAGATAGATAATAAGGGAGAAAAATTAGTAGCTGAAGTAGCGCAACATATAGGAGACGATACTGTTAGATGTATCGCCATGTCTTCAAC
This window harbors:
- the atpE gene encoding ATP synthase F0 subunit C translates to MIQGISSEAFVLGCSAIGAGLAVITGIGAGIGQGSAAGRAAEAVGRQPEAQGDIIKTMILGQAVAESTGIYGLVIAIILLFVRPLMGAL
- a CDS encoding F0F1 ATP synthase subunit B, with the translated sequence MEVKLMPDIPNLVLQISSTLVLFLVLRHFLYAPIVRMLAARSEKVYEEMAEAKKQNEEATSLRIEYESRIQEAKDEARNIVEGAKKRGDQLKDEIVLEAKNESSNILAKARTDMEREKEKVLNDLKSEVVEIAMLAATKVVEKDLDENTHKNMINKFITEVGESKWKN
- the atpA gene encoding F0F1 ATP synthase subunit alpha produces the protein MNLRPEEISSIIKEQIKRYEKKLDVVDVGTVIQVGDGIARVHGLENCMAGELLEFPGDVYGMALNLEEDNVGCVLLGSDDNIKEGDTVKRTERIVEVPVGESLVGRVVNSLGQPIDGKGPLNTDKFRPIEAPASGVIARESVSVPLQTGIKSIDSMFPIGRGQRELIIGDRQTGKTALAIDTILNQKGQDIICIYVAIGQKRSTVAQIVNTLESRGAMDYSIVVSATASELAPLQYIAPYTGVTIGEEFMYNGKDVLIIYDDLSKHAVAYRAMSLLLRRPPGREAYPGDVFYLHSRLLERAARVNKENGGGSITALPIIETLEGDISAYIPTNVISITDGQIFLESELFFAGQRPAVNAGLSVSRVGGAAQIKAMKKVSGGLKLELAQYAELAAFSQFGSDLDKETKERLDQGERIMEILKQGQYKPLSVEKQVMIIYAVTKKYLTDIPVNRVAAFESEFLSFMETSYPQVGKSIVETKDLTEETEKELVKALEEFKKSFS
- the atpG gene encoding ATP synthase F1 subunit gamma — translated: MAQGMKDIKRRMRSIGSTMKITKAMHLVSSAKLRKAKENVEKSRPYYETIVNSVKRILSSTTGLKHPFLENREVKKTAYIVVTADRGLAGGFNSNILRVSEHEIDKEKSVVIVMGSKGKDYFTKRGYNVIESYIGMTEEPEFIHARNAANIAIELYRKREVDEVKLIYTKFISVISQEPTVNKLLPSDIDTDNVQEEKSLVQVQYEPSPEEVIDYLIPKYIQSAIYGGLVESAASQQGARMTAMESATDNAEEMIDELGLKYNRARQAAITQEISEIVGGAEALK